One window from the genome of Paraconexibacter algicola encodes:
- a CDS encoding RidA family protein, with product MTPTRTPINPWPWSLPLGYTQGELVTGATRTLHVSGQAAMSASGEPQHAGDLQAQLALALDNLEAVLAEAGMGLADLVRLTVYATDVDLLFGHYGVLAGRLGGAGAQPATTVLGVTRLVLPDLLVELEATAVG from the coding sequence ATGACACCCACACGGACTCCGATCAACCCCTGGCCCTGGTCGCTGCCGCTCGGCTACACGCAGGGCGAGCTCGTCACCGGCGCCACCCGGACGCTGCACGTCAGCGGTCAGGCGGCGATGAGCGCGAGCGGCGAGCCGCAGCACGCCGGGGACCTGCAGGCGCAGCTCGCGCTCGCCCTGGACAACCTCGAGGCGGTGCTGGCCGAGGCGGGGATGGGCCTGGCGGACCTCGTGCGCCTGACGGTCTACGCGACCGACGTGGACCTGCTGTTCGGTCACTACGGCGTGCTCGCGGGTCGGCTGGGCGGGGCGGGCGCGCAGCCGGCCACGACCGTGCTCGGGGTGACGAGGCTGGTCCTGCCGGACCTGCTCGTCGAGCTCGAGGCGACCGCGGTCGGCTGA
- a CDS encoding helix-turn-helix transcriptional regulator, whose product MRADRLVALVLLLRQRGRMTAAQLAEELEVSPRTVLRDVEALAVAGVTIEAERGRYGGFTIDPGLRTELTGLTQDEALALLAAGTRHGAGAFGLGSALASAMLKVLDALPPPRREAAAGARRRLLLDPEVDLLSRRVPREDLPDAVVAAVRRAVLDGRRLSLLHAAPGGEPRRRTVDPVGLVTVRDLGYLLALRDGEDRTYRLSRIREATVLDEPARRAADVDLEREWRERSARFRAGDGQLAVRLLLHPRRREELLDTALAVLHEEPGPPQDPERQLLEVTFQDLRHAEWALWQLGTDAVALTPDALRDALRERAAAFAAAYARPRPD is encoded by the coding sequence ATGCGCGCCGACCGCCTGGTCGCCCTCGTGCTCCTGCTGCGCCAGCGCGGCCGGATGACCGCCGCCCAGCTCGCCGAGGAGCTCGAGGTCTCCCCGCGCACCGTGCTGCGCGACGTCGAGGCGCTCGCGGTCGCCGGCGTGACGATCGAGGCCGAGCGCGGCCGCTACGGCGGCTTCACGATCGACCCCGGCCTGCGCACCGAGCTGACCGGCCTGACCCAGGACGAGGCGCTCGCGCTGCTCGCCGCCGGGACCCGGCACGGGGCCGGCGCGTTCGGGCTCGGCTCCGCGCTCGCGTCGGCGATGCTGAAGGTCCTGGACGCGCTGCCGCCGCCCCGCCGCGAGGCCGCCGCGGGCGCGCGCCGCCGACTGCTCCTGGACCCCGAGGTCGATCTCCTCTCCCGGCGCGTGCCGCGCGAGGACCTGCCCGACGCCGTGGTCGCCGCCGTCCGCCGCGCCGTCCTCGACGGGCGACGGCTGTCGCTCCTGCACGCCGCGCCCGGCGGGGAGCCGCGCCGCCGGACGGTCGACCCGGTGGGGCTCGTCACCGTCCGCGACCTCGGCTACCTGCTCGCGCTCCGCGACGGCGAGGACCGCACCTACCGGCTGTCCCGCATCCGCGAGGCGACGGTCCTCGACGAGCCCGCCCGCCGGGCCGCCGACGTCGACCTCGAGCGCGAGTGGCGCGAGCGCAGCGCCCGCTTCCGGGCCGGGGACGGCCAGCTCGCCGTCCGGCTGCTGCTGCACCCGCGACGGCGCGAGGAGCTGCTCGACACCGCGCTCGCGGTGCTGCACGAGGAGCCGGGCCCGCCGCAGGACCCCGAGCGGCAGCTGCTGGAGGTCACCTTCCAGGACCTCCGCCACGCCGAGTGGGCGCTCTGGCAGCTCGGCACCGACGCCGTGGCGCTCACGCCCGACGCCCTCCGCGACGCGCTGCGCGAGCGGGCCGCCGCGTTCGCCGCCGCCTACGCGCGACCGCGGCCCGACTGA
- a CDS encoding MFS transporter gives MRSDPPQAPAARAAPAAPRGAVAVLALAVGIVLADSAIVTLALPEILRELGAEVAEVAWVLTGYNLVLALAAVPAARLCVRPSGAPVAGTVGLVLFAAASAGCALAGTLGVLIGARIVQALGGALVIAACLELLVAATGDERRGAARWAAAGVAGAAIGPVAGGLLTEAISWQSIFIAQVPLVLLAVPATLALRGATAPHAAPAHAPPDRPHVAANLALALLSAALTAALFLLVLLLVEGWRRSPALAAVTVTVIPVAAIAAGALARLARAGTRAEAVAGAILMAGGLVCLGLLPDADPRWTLAPQALVGLGLGLTIDSLTAVALADRVPRALHGGWTIAARHAGVVAGLALLTPIFTADLRDAQRPAQEAIAALVIDAPLPATTKLDLADGLGRQLQAEGGRVPDLRPAFAALRLPPAQRARAALLERALDDQLERAATRAFRDAFLLAGGLALLAVLPALLLGGGAPGPGRPAGP, from the coding sequence ATGCGGTCCGATCCCCCGCAGGCTCCCGCGGCGCGGGCCGCCCCCGCCGCGCCCCGCGGTGCGGTCGCCGTGCTCGCGCTCGCGGTCGGGATCGTGCTCGCCGACAGCGCGATCGTGACGCTCGCGCTGCCCGAGATCCTGCGCGAGCTCGGCGCGGAGGTGGCGGAGGTCGCCTGGGTCCTCACCGGCTACAACCTCGTCCTCGCGCTCGCCGCCGTGCCCGCCGCGCGCCTGTGCGTGCGCCCGAGCGGCGCCCCGGTGGCGGGGACCGTCGGGCTCGTCCTCTTCGCGGCCGCCTCGGCGGGCTGCGCGCTGGCGGGCACGCTCGGCGTGCTGATCGGCGCCCGGATCGTGCAGGCGCTCGGCGGCGCGCTGGTCATCGCCGCGTGCCTGGAGCTGCTCGTCGCCGCGACCGGGGACGAGCGGCGCGGCGCGGCCCGCTGGGCGGCGGCTGGCGTCGCGGGCGCCGCGATCGGGCCGGTCGCGGGCGGGCTGCTCACCGAGGCGATCTCCTGGCAGTCGATCTTCATCGCACAGGTGCCGCTCGTGCTGCTCGCGGTCCCGGCGACGCTCGCCCTGCGTGGGGCGACGGCGCCGCACGCCGCCCCGGCGCACGCGCCGCCGGACCGGCCGCACGTCGCCGCGAACCTCGCGCTCGCGCTGCTCAGCGCCGCCCTGACCGCGGCGCTGTTCCTGCTCGTGCTGCTGCTCGTGGAGGGCTGGCGGCGCTCCCCGGCCCTGGCCGCCGTCACCGTCACGGTCATCCCCGTCGCGGCGATCGCCGCCGGCGCGCTCGCGCGGCTGGCGCGCGCCGGCACGCGGGCGGAGGCCGTGGCCGGGGCGATCCTGATGGCGGGCGGCCTCGTGTGCCTCGGGCTGCTGCCGGACGCCGACCCGCGCTGGACGCTCGCGCCGCAGGCGCTCGTCGGGCTCGGACTCGGCCTGACGATCGACTCGCTCACCGCCGTCGCCCTCGCCGACCGGGTGCCGCGCGCGCTGCACGGCGGCTGGACGATCGCCGCCCGGCACGCGGGGGTCGTCGCCGGGCTCGCGCTGCTCACCCCGATCTTCACCGCCGACCTGCGGGACGCGCAGCGCCCGGCGCAGGAGGCGATCGCCGCGCTCGTCATCGACGCGCCGCTCCCGGCGACGACGAAGCTCGACCTCGCCGACGGCCTCGGCCGGCAGCTGCAGGCCGAGGGCGGTCGCGTGCCCGACCTGCGGCCGGCGTTCGCGGCGCTGCGGCTGCCGCCCGCGCAGCGGGCCCGCGCCGCGCTGCTCGAGCGCGCCCTCGACGACCAGCTCGAGCGGGCCGCGACCCGGGCGTTCCGCGACGCGTTCCTGCTCGCGGGCGGTCTGGCGCTGCTCGCCGTCCTGCCCGCCCTGCTGCTCGGCGGTGGCGCGCCCGGCCCCGGTCGTCCGGCGGGACCGTGA